A genomic region of Metopolophium dirhodum isolate CAU chromosome 1, ASM1992520v1, whole genome shotgun sequence contains the following coding sequences:
- the LOC132936358 gene encoding uncharacterized protein LOC132936358 has protein sequence MASSSERVYKYIAPAPPAELIDCTNYTIDFVNRKFLQVGIDPTHEFNVSVRIITPSRFVNISVDFLKRIYSLMGHILSHILDTTVKYKRFIFLENEFVLLTSMIYRGECMLVIESKVEHGCRILLSPKELMAIQNMEWTIFETVSRKTMVVRPMILLQLDQITEYFKNDYNIEKDATFEEFVAIIKGIQIELISKHVPKNKYSFINQIKLLATDQLAIGWMEKLNKSLKGVEENYGPEDFFSPPFTQSCMSRPSKQSKKTVNDEYDGPAPARDETKNLKDFFETYDSAMTPIEADNIADENSCFSQYLF, from the exons ATGGCTTCAAGCAGTGAAcgggtatacaaatatattgcgcCTGCACCACCGGCCGAACTCATCGACTGTACCAACTACACAATCGATTTTGTAAATCGCAAGTTTTTACAAGTCGGCATCGATCCTACACATGAGTTCAATGTCTCTGTACGCATAATTACTCCGTCGCGTTTTGTAAACATTTCCGTGGACTTTTTGAAACGTATATATTCATTGATGGGGCATATTCTATCACATATACTGGATACTACAGTAAAAtacaaaagatttatttttctgGAGAACGAATTTGTTTTGCTTACGTCTATGATATATAGAGGGGAGTGTATGTTGGTGATAGAATCAAAAGTTGAACATGGATGTAGAATTTTATTAAGTCCGAAAGAACTAATGGCAATTCAAAACATGGAGTGGACTATTTTCGAAACCGTAAGCAGAAAAACGATGGTCGTACGGCCAATGATTCTATTACAACTTGATCAGATAacggaatattttaaaaatgattataatattgaaaaagacGCGACATTCGAAGAATTTGTAGCAATAATCAAaggaattcaaattgaattaatatctaaACATGTACCGAAgaacaaatatagttttataaatcagATAAAACTGCTTGCAACTGACCAACTAGCAATCGGTTGGATGGAGAaacttaataaatcattaaaa GGTGTCGAAGAAAATTACGGTCCGGAAGATTTCTTCTCGCCTCCGTTTACTCAGAGTTGTATGTCTCGGCCAAGCAAACAGTCAAAGAAGACG GTGAACGATGAATACGATGGACCCGCCCCCGCCAGAGacgaaacaaaaaatttaaaa gattttttcgAGACATATGATTCAGCGATGACACCAATAGAAGCCGACAATATAGCAGACGAAAACAGTTGTTTTtctcaatatttgttttga
- the LOC132946545 gene encoding uncharacterized protein LOC132946545: MDDSYLDVAAGYVDECKITQKNYHSFTPYSNMSFSNNDEIRISVLNMDSYTFPCESYLYIEGKINKPTDAVGDVSFSNNGLAFLFSEMRYEINGVEVQKIKSPGISSCLKGYCSYTPNDLNALENAAWGSSLGSNDNNKNFMANNVFTGCVPLKHLFGFFEDYKKILLNCNQQLILNRSSTDFDTLHVTDNSEKNKKITVELTKILWKMPIIKNLGSLRISSAT; this comes from the exons atgGATGACTCGTATTTAGACGTAGCAGCCGGCTATGTCGACGagtgtaaaataacacaaaagaaTTATCATTCGTTCACCCCATATTCAAACATGTCTTTTTCTAATAACGATGAAATTAGGATAAGTGTTTTAAACATGGATTCTTACACTTTTCCATGTGAGAGTTATCTGTACATCgagggaaaaataaataaacctacCGATGCTGTTGGAGACGTTAGTTTTTCGAATAATGGATTGGCGTTTTTATTCTCCGAAATGCGATACGAGATAAACGGAGTAGaagtacagaaaataaaatcacCCGGAATTTCGTCTTGTTTGAAAGGTTACTGTTCATATACTCCAAACGACTTGAACGCGCTGGAAAATGCGGCTTGGGGGTCGTCGTTGGGtagtaacgataataataaaaatttcatgGCCAACAATGTGTTTACCGGCTGCGTTCCACTGAAACATCTATTTGGATTTTTTGaagattacaaaaaaatattacttaattgtaATCAACAATTGATTTTGAATCGCTCGTCAACCGATTTCGACACATTACACGTTACTGATAACtctgagaaaaataaaaaaattacagtcgAACTGACTAAGATATTATGGAAGATGCCTATTATCAAA AACCTGGGATCTCTGCGAATATCCAGTGCTACCTAA
- the LOC132936359 gene encoding uncharacterized protein LOC132936359, with protein MANNLIDCTTFFVDSNIFINIGLDPDFLLNCVICVSNNLQCVKMSVELYKSLNIALNNINFLLPSHLLLEEFKLISIEEYNGDNVLSIKCLQQDQDVQLTKENVLRILQLSDAIEEVIQMKNVYTRSTALNQASKIAMYLGKEMPLPKDTKINDVEDYLTRINVQELKEQLPFAGLCLIADLKIKAVKQLARGWLSSSIETKPEVNRLTTRAFLARKRAKAIRRLSFHL; from the exons ATGGCTAATAATCTGATCGATTGTActacattttttgttgatagcaatatttttataaatataggatTAGATCctgattttttgttaaattgcgTTATATGCGTCTCAAATAATTTGCAGTGTGTTAAAATGAgtgttgaattatataaatctcTAAATATAGCTCTTAACAACATAAATTTTTTACTACCATCTCATTTACTGTTGGAGGAGTTTAAATTGATATCAATAGAAGAATACAACGGTGACAACGTTCTCTCAATAAAGTGTTTGCAACAGGATCAAGATGTGCAATTAACTAAAGAGAATGTTTTAAGGATCTTGCAATTAAGTGATGCCATTGAAGAAGTTATTCagatgaaaaatgtatacacacgGTCTACTGCATTAAATCAGGCCAGTAAAATTGCAATGTATCTTGGAAAGGAAATGCCGTTACCcaaagatacaaaaataaacgaTGTTGAAGATTATTTGACCCGTATCAATGTCCAAGAATTGAAAGAACAACTTCCGTTCGCTGGTCTTTGTTTAATAGCAGATTTGAAGATTAAAGCAGTCAAACAATTGGCAAGGGGTTGGTTATCTTCTTCGATCGAAActaag ccTGAAGTCAACAGGCTGACGACGAGGGCATTCCTAGCACGTAAAAGGGCAAAAGCAATCCGCAGATTAAGTtttcatctataa